The genomic DNA TCACTCCCCTCTGAGGTCACTATCGGTCAGTGCAGCCGATTATATAAGCCGGACGAAGAGCTCATTGGCCAGCAGCAAACCTCGTGGCGCGAACCGGAGGTGGTGTTCTTCTTCCACCAGCAAACGCTCCGACAACCACTCGGTGATTTCCGGAAAAGCGTCCTCGGGCGCCGCCGCGAATCGCCGCTCAAACTCCGGCACCGAAACCCCGCCGATCATCCGCAGCCCGGTAAACAGGCATTCCGCCATGGCCTGTCGCAGTTCCGGCCTCTCCCGCTCGGTCACCGCGTGGCTCGCCTCGGTCGCAAGCCGCATGTAGCCGGTCGGCAAGCGCTCGTTCTGCCAGCGTTCTCCCAGTGGGTCGTCCGACCGGCGGTGGTAGCTGTGGGCGCCGGCGCCGATGCCCAGGTAGTCGCCGCCGTTCCAGTAGTTGATGTTGTGACGGGACTCCAGGCCGGGGTGGGCGTAGTTGGAGATCTCGTAACGCTCCAGGCCGGCCTGTGCCAGCGTGTGCTGGACGCGCTCGGCCATCTCGATCTCGACTTCCTCGTCCAGCGGACGCAACAGGCCCTGGCGGTAGCGCGCGTGAAAGGGCGTGCCTTCCTCGATGGTGAGGTTGTAGGCGGACAGGTGCGGGGGGTCGAATTCCAGTGCCTGTGAGAGGTCCCGGCTCACGCCGTCGACGGTCTGGCCCGGAATGCCGTAGATCAGGTCGAGGCTGAAGTTGTCGAAGCCGGCTTCACGGATGCCGCCAAGGGCTTGGCACGTCTCGTCCGCGCTGTGGACGCGGCCGAGGAACCGTAACAACTCCGGCTGGAAGCTCTGGGCTCCGATGCTGATGCGGTTGACGCCGCTGGTCCGATAGTCGCGGAAGCGGCCGGCATCGACCACGCCGGGGTTGGCTTCGAGTGTGATCTCGGCGCGCTCGGCGAAACCGAACAGCTTGGCGGTTTCGTTGAGGACCGCACCGATGCTGCTCCCCTGGAAGGTCGACGGCGTGCCGCCGCCGAAGAAGACGCTTTTCACCGGCCGGCCGTCCCATGCCTCCGATTCGGAGTAGTGGCGCAGTTCCCGCACCAGCGCCCGCGTGTACTCCTCTTCCGGGATCCGCGCCGCGACGTGGGAGTTGAAGTCGCAGTAGGGGCACTTGCTGACGCAGTAGGGGATATGGACGTAGAGGGAGAACGGCTCCTCGCCGCGGCCGTCCGACGCTGAGTTGAGTCGCGTCGCGCCGGGCTGCGCCGACCAGTCAAGCGTCAAGCCCTGCTTCGTCGCGCCGCGCCGCGTCAAGCCGTACTCCGTCAAGCCGTCCCGGTCAGGGCTTGATGTCCTGCAGGAACCAGTCGGTGGAAATTTCCTTGCCCAAGCCCATCTTCTCGGCGGCCTTCAGGATACAGTGGCCCATGGCCGCGAACTGGACGCCGACGCCGATGTTGTTGAGGAAGAAGGTGGTCTGGTCCGCGTTGGTGCGGCCGGAGGCGCGTCCGGCGAGGAAGTCGGAGATCTCCGGGTAGACGCTCCAGTCCCGGGGCTCTTCTTGCCGGATGCCTGGCAGGTGGTCCACGCCGGGCGGCAGGTGGTGCCGTATACCGCCCATGCGGGTATGGATGCCGGTGACGTCCGCCTTGTCGAAGACAGTGTCGTCGTGCTCGAACTCGCGGATGGCGTTGTAGTGCACGCCGGCCTCCAGCATGTCGCCGGTGATGATGGGGGACGAGGTGCTGGTGGCCGTGCAGATGATGTCGCAGCCGGCGATGGCCGACGCGACGCTGCCCGTGGGTTCCACCTCGACGCCGTCGGTGCCCATCTCCTCGGCGAAGGCCTCGCGGTGCTCGGCCCGCGGGCTGTACACCTTGACCGTCTTGATGGGGAGCACGTGGGTCAGCAGGCGGAAGTGGGCGCGCGCCTGGCCGCCGGTGCCGATGAGCCCCAGCCGGGCGGCTTCCGGCCGGCACAGCGCCTGGGCGCCCAGGGCGCTGGTGATGGCCACCCTCGTCTGCTGGATGACCCCGTCCGGCATGATGCCCATGAGCTCGCCGTTCTCCAGGCTGTACAACTGCACCAGCCCGAGAAACAGCCCACGTCCGGCCAGCGGCAGCTTCTCCAGCCGCACCGAGCCGTTGTAGGTCTCCTCGCGCACCACGTCCGAGGTCACCCGCAGGGCCAGGGTGCCGAACCGCTCCACCGCTCCCTCCACGGATTTGAAGCTGTAGGAGGCCTCGGCCATGTTGTGGTGCGTGTAGATGTGGGTCGTGGGGCGGTTCACCGACCGCCCTTCGGGAAGGTCCCGGTAGGCGGTGGCCATGGCCTCCAGGCATTCGTCGATGTTCATGGCCTGACGGACGTCGTCGTTGTCGAGTATGCGTGTCATGGGGTCCTCGTGGTCGCCGCCTCCCGGATGGCTTGCACCCGCTCTACCGTGGCGGGGTGCGATGCGTGATAGGCCGAGTACCAGGGATGCGGCGTCGGATTGCTCAGGTTGTTGACGGTCAGCGAGACCAGCGCCTCTTCGAGCGGGCGGCCGTCGTCCAGCAGCCGCACCGCGAAAGCGTCGGCCTCGTACTCGTGCCGGCGCGAAAGGTGGTTCATAACCGGCCCCAGCCAGAATGTAAACGGCCCGGAGACCAGAGAGAAGATCACCAGCGCCGTGTGGTGCGCGGGCTGTTCCAGGCCGAAGGCCCGGAACAGGGGCGCGTAGTCGAGGAGCACGCTGAGCACCCACAGTCCGCCGACGAGAAAGAGCGCGCTCAGGCCCAGGTTCTTGAGCACGTGCCGCATCTTGTAGTGGCCCATCTCGTGGGCCAGCACGGACAGGAGCTGCGGCCGGCTCAGTTGCTCCAGCAGCGTGTCGAACAGGACGATGCGCTTGGCCTTCCCCAGCCCGGTGAAATAGGCGTTGGAGTGGCCGGACCGTTTCGACCCGTCCATGGTGAAGATGCCGCTGGTGCGCAGCCCGACCCGTGCGGCCAGCTCCGCGATGGCGTCCCGCAACGAGCCGTCCGCCACTGGTTCGAAGCGGTTGAAGAGCGGCGCGATGAGGGTGGGGTAGAGCACCAGCATCAGAGCCTGGAACGCGAAGATGAAAACGAAGACGTACACCCACCAGTGGGTTCCGGTGGCCTTCATGAGCCACAGCACGCCGTAGAGGAACGGCGCCCCCAGCACCACGGCGAGCACGATCCCCTTGACCCGGTCCGTGATGAAGGTGCGCGGGTCGGTCTTGTTGAAGCCGAAGCGTTCCTCGAGCACGAACGTGGCGTAGACCTTGAGCGGCAGCGACAGGAGCGCGAAGAACCCGCCCACGCCGAGGCAGAACAGGATCCCGGGGGCTTCGGCCAGGGGAACGAGCGCCCCCGCCCGTCCCGCCAGCCGGTCCAGCCACGGCAACACCCCGCCGAACAGGACCACCAGCGTCAGCACCGCTCCGCAGGCGCCGGACCAGCGCGCGAAGCGCCCGTGGGCTAAGGCGTAACGTATTGATTTCTCGTATGTTTCATCGCTGAGGCGCGTTGCGAAGACATCCGGCAGCCGGCCCTCGCGCCACTGCCGTCGCAGGTGCCGCATGTTGGCTTCGTTGAGCAGGGACTCGATGGCCAACTCCGTCAGGAGGAAGGCCACGAACAGTCCGGCGATGAGCGTTTCCATGGGAAATTGCGTAAGGCGGGGCGCTGTGCTTTGATGGTTTTCCTTGGCGCCCTGTCCCGTGGAATCAATGGTATAAGGGACGGGACACCGAGGCAACGCTTTGGCCCGCCACGCTCGGTGGCGGCGCCTTGGAGGTTCCCATGCTGACGAACAAGGTAAGCGAGATCATGACGACCGCGGTGATCACCGCCGAGCCTTCGAGCACCATCCGCGAGGTGACGCAGCTCATGGTGGACCGCAGGGTGGGGCGGGTCGTCATCACCGAGAACGACGAGGCGGCGGGCATCTTCACCGAGCAGGATATCCTGCGGCGGGTGATGAACCGGATCCTCGATGTGCACAAGACTCCGGTGCGCCGGGTCATGACCACCCCGATCCAGGGAGTGCCGCAGGGCACGACCATCGTCGACGTGCTGGGGCGGATGTACAAGGGGCGCTACCGGCACCTGCTGGTCTACGGCGACGACAAGCGCATGGTGGGGCTGGTGTCGATGCGCCGTGTCCTCAACCTGGTGGTGGAGCTTGGCGCCGACATGCACGATTCCCGCACGGTGGGCGACATCGTCTCCGGTTCGATCCCCACCGTGGAGGCGGACACGCCCGTCACCGTGGTCATCGACAAGCTGGTGCACGATCATCTGGGCAGTGTCATGGTGCTGGCGGACGGCAAGATCGCCGGCATCTTCACCGAGCGCGACGTGCTGAAGCGGGTGGCGCTGGAGGACGGCGACATGGGACAGGTGCCGGTGGCCGAGGTGATGACCGCCGACCCCTTGGTCATGCCGGGGTCGGCCCCGGTGCAGGAAGTGCTGGCCACCATGCGCGAGAACGGCTTCCGTCACCTGCCGGTGGGCGGTGCCGACGGCGCCCTGGCCGGCATCGTCTCCATGGCCGACGTGGTGCAATACGCCAAGGCACTGGATATCGACGACGCCGTACGCAAGGCCTGGAGGGAGATCGAAGAGTTCTGGGAATCGGAAGAGAACTATACCCCAGGGTAACCATTGACCTGCAACAACCCGGCCAAGGGGCCGGTTTCCGCCGGTGGAAGCCGGTTAAGTGCTTGTTTAGTTTAGGTTCTGTTGTTATGATAGACAGCCATCACTGTCTCCCCCAACAATGGAGAACAACATGCCCGTTGTGAACGATCTGAGCATTAGCATCGCGACCGCCAACGGTTCCGGGAGTGCTTCGTCCAATAACATCCTGTTCAAGTCCATCTTCAAGATGGGCATCCCCTGCTCCTCCAAGAACATGTTCCCATCCAATATCCAGGGGCTGCCCACGTGGTACCAGATCCGTGCCAACGGCGACGGGTATCTGGGGCGCAAGGACGTCATCGACGTCATGGTGATGTTCAACGACGACACCTCGGACAAGGACATCTACCGGGTGCGCGACGGCGGCCTGATCATCTACGACGACACCAAGCCGTTGGCCGACAACCTGAAGCGCGACGGCGTCCAGTACGTAGGCGTCCCGGCCAACGCCCTCGTTCAGAAGCACGTGGAGGCCGGTCCGTTGCGCGCCAAGCAGCGCAACATGCTGTACGTCGGCGCCCTCGCCTATCTCTTCGGCATCAACATGGAGACCATCCGCGAGGTGCTGAGCGACACCTTCGGCAACAAGCCCGCGGTCATCGAGTCCAACCTCCTCTGCATCCAGCTCGGCTACGACCACATGCGCGACAACAACCTGAGCCAGTCCATCGCCATGCTGGAGACGATCCCGGGCGGGAACGAGGGCAAGATCGTCACCGAGGGCAACACGGCATGCGCGCTGGGCGCGATCTACGGCGGGGTCACGTTCTGCGCCTGGTATCCCATTACCCCGTCGAGCTCCCTGGCCGAGGCGCTGGAGCGTTACCTGCCGCGGCTGCGCAAGGACAAGGACGGCAAGAACACCTACGCCGTGATCCAGGCCGAGGACGAGATCGCCGCCACCAACATGGTGGCGGGCGCCGGATGGATGGGCGCGCGCGCCATGACCTCCACGTCGGGGCCGGGCGTCTCGCTCATGAACGAGACCCTGGGCCTCCAGTACTTCGCGGAGATCCCCGGCGTCTACTTCATCATCCAGCGCGGCGGCCCCTCCACCGGGCTGCCGACGCGCACCCAGCAGGCCGACATCCAGTTGATGCACGTGGCCTCCCACGGCGACACGCGCCACATCATCCTCATCCCCCACGACATGAAGTCCTCCTTCGACCTGGCGCGCAAGAGCTTCGACGTGGCCGAGCGCTTCCAGACCCCGGTGTTCGTGATGATGGACCTGGACCTGGGCATGAACCTCTGGGGGTCGGATCCGCTGGAGCTGGTGCAGGAGCCCTTCGATCGCGGCAAGATTCTCAGCGAGGAGGACCTTGAGCGGCAGGGGAGCTTCGCGCGCTATCTGGACGTGGACGGCGACGGCATCCCGCAGCGGACGATTCCGGGCAACCGCCATCCGCTGGCGTCGTACTTCGCGCGCGGCTCGGGCCACGACTCCCACGCGCGCTACTCCGAGGACGAGAAGGACTACAAGGACACGCTGGACCGCCTGCGGCAAAAGTACGAGACCGCGCGCAACTACGTCCCCAAGCCGTTGATCGAGTCCGACGCGGATGTGAATACCGGGGTGATCTGCTTCGGGTCGAGTCACGAGGCCGTGCGCGAGGCGCGCGACCGGCTCAAGGCCTCCGGCCTGGCCACCAACCACCTCCTGCTGCGGGCGCTGCCTCTGACCGAAGAGGTACGGGAGTTCGTGGAGGCTCATGAGGTGGTCTACCTCATGGAGCAGAACCGCGACGGGCAGATGGCCGCCATCTTCAGGGAAGAGTACCCGGGCCTCGCCACCCGGATCGTCAGCATTCTGATCTACGACGGGCTTCCCGCCACCGCCGGCGAGATCGTACGGCAGGTCGAGCAGCATCGTGAAGCAGCCACTAACGGAATCGAAACGAAGGTAGACGAATCATGGCAAAAGCAAATCGCGTCGATCTAACCGAGAGGGATTACAAGGGGGCGGAATCCACCATGTGCCGCGGCTGCGGCCATGACGCCATTTCCGCGTCCATCATGCGCGCGTTCTTCGCCAGCAGCGTGGACCCGCGCAACGTCATCAAGATGAGCGGCATCGGCTGCTCGTCCAAGACGCCCAACTACTTCATGGGCCAGGCGTTCGGCATCAACGCGGTGCACGGCCGCATGGCGTCGGTGGCCACCGGAGCCAACGTGGGCAACCACGGAATGGTCCCGCTGGGTATCTCCGGGGACGGCGACACCTCGGCCATCGGGCTCGGCAACTTCTGCCACATGATGCGCCGCAACGTGAACATCACCTACGTCATCGAGAACAACGGCGTGTACGGCCTCACCAAGGGCCAGTTCTCCGCCACCGCGGACGAGGGCACGGTGATGAAGGGCGGCAAGATCAACGACATCCCCGCCATCGACCTGTGCGAGCTGGCCATCACCCTGGGCGCCACCTACGTGGCGCGGAGCTTCTCGGGCGACCGCAAGCAGCTCGCGCCGCTGATTCAGGGGGCCATCGCCCACAAGGGCAGCGCCATCCTGGACGTGCTGAGCCCCTGCGTCACCTTCAACGACCACTCCGGCTCCACCAAGAGCCTCAAGTACATCCGGGACCACCTGGACCCGCTCCACGACATCGATTTCATTCCGCCCTACGAGAACATCGAGGTGGATTACGAGGAGGGGACCGACCAGGAAGTCACCATGCATGACGGGTCGCGCATCACGCTGCACAAGCTCGGCCGCAACTACGACCCCACCAACCGGATGCAGGCCGCGAACGCGCTCCACGCCGCCGTGGCCGAGCACAAGTTCCTCACCGGGCTCATCTACCTGAACGAGGAGCGCGCGGAGTTCGTCGACGACCTCAACCTGTGCGACACGCCGCTGGCCTACCTCACCCAGGAACAGGTGCAGCCGTCGCCGAGCTATCTCGACGAGATCAACGCGGAGCTGAGGAAGTAGAACGACACGGGCGCCGAGACTCATGCCTGCCCGTGAAGTCCTGATCCTCCACACCTCGGACCTGCATCTGGGGGCTGACAGCATCCTGACCGACGATGACTCGGCCAACGTGCCGGTGCTGCGCCAGGTGCTGTCCACCGCCAGGACGCACCAGGCCGACCTGGTCATCCTCGCGGGCGACACCTTCGATCACAACCGCCAGAAGCCCCCGGTCATCGAGGAAGTGGCGGAGGTCATGGCCGAATACGGCCTGCCCATCGTCATCCTGCCGGGCAACCACGACCCGCTGACCCCGGATTCCGTTTACCGCAAGGCCGAGTTCGACCACTCCGGCAACGTGCACGTGCTCGGCCTCACCGCCGAACAAAGCGACTTCCCCGATCTGGACCTCGAGGTATGGGGCAGGCCCCACGTGGACTATCTCGACATGATGCCCCTGCCCGAGCCGCCGGAGCGCCGCAGCCGCTGGCAGTTGGCCGTGGCCCACGGCCACTACGTGGAGGACAAGCCCGACTCCGACATCCTCCTGGGCTCATGGCTGATCCGCCAGGAAAACCTCACCACCAGCCGCGCCGACTACGTGGCCCTGGGCCACTGGAACCGCGCCGTCGCCGTAGGCAACCAACAGATCCCCGCCTACTACTCCGGCTCCCCCACCTACGCCGGCACCGTCAACGCCATCCGCCTCCAGAGCGACGGCCGGGTCATGGTGACGCAGATCCCCGTGTAAGGCTCCGATGCGACGGGCGGCTGTCGAACGAGAGCGTACGCTGCACGTATGGCGTGCCCACAACCGGCTCTTGCATGCGGGCGCCGATACAGGGTGCGTCTGCGACAAACAGCCAGGCAGATTCCGCAAAGGCCAAAAAGTCGCCGGGTGCGGCAAGTCCCGTTGCTGGCTCTGCAAGAGTGACAAGCTCGCTAAGCGTCCCCGGGTGCGAGACTACCGGTAAGCGATCTGGTACAAGGAGTAACGCGAATACCGTTTGTCTTATTGGGTAGAACCCGGGTCGCGACTCCCAGGAACTCAAGGATTCAAAACGCTGTCGAGGGAGAAACGCATGACTGCAGCGAAGCAGAAAATGAAGGACGTCATTGAGGCTCAGCCAGAGGATGCGACTTACGAGGAGATTCTGCGCGAGCTTGCGTTTGAGCGCATGGTGGACCGTGGTCTCGCGGATTCTCGTCACGCCCATGTGATATCAAACAAGGAAATGGAACATCGTATCCGCTCATGGCAGAAATAAGATGGACGACCGAGGCGGAAACTTGGTTGCGGGACATTTACGACTATATTGCAAGAGACGCCCCAGCCGCAGCCGCCAGAGTATTGGAGGGGATCTACGAAAAGGCACAGGTGCTCAAGAGTTACCCCGAAATCGGCTACAGGTATCGTTCTGGACCGGAGGGTGAGATCCGCATCTTGCTTTATCGGCAATAACGCATTGCGTACATCGTGACGAACGACGGGTTAGTCGACATTCTCGGGGGTATCGGCGCGCTGGAGATAGATCGATACCTCCCATGAGTTCACGGTGTATGAAGTCAGCCTACATGGTTCGAACGCGGGGTGCATACACAATCTCTTCGATCACGTCACCTCGCCGCAAACGCCAGTCCTCACTACTGAACAGCGGTTGTTCAACTGCAGGATGGTCGACAATGGGTAGGCTAGGAAATGATAAACCCGCCGATTCTATTGTACAGTAACTCATCGCTTCAAAGACCCTTGTTACCCTGAGTCTTGCCTTGGTGAACGACAGTTCAACTAGCGTGTTGTTGGGATCATCGGGATCTACAATAGTCCCAGTATGAAGACGTACAATGAACCGCGTATCCTTCTTAACACCGTCACGCGATCCTCGATTGATGACAGCATTGGTATCGGTCACGATCTGGGCGATCTTTCCGCGAATAGGTTCGTCGTTATTGGGCATCAATCTCTCCGTCCGACGAGGTTTCCAAGTCAGGTTGTGGTCCCCTTAGTTGAGGGATAAATTCTCCTACGACCGTTTTCTCCGAACCACCAGAGGATTCGTCCAACACTTCACCCCCATCAATGGCTCCGTACGCGAGCGCATCAACGTTTAGTGTCAGTTCGGCTGTTTGAGGGATCGGAAATAGGTCGACTACGGTCACCTCTATTTTGTCCTCGCGGCTGATGTGCAAATCCTTCAGAAACAGTTCGTCGTCGAGTGGTATCGGCTTCGCGTGGTGTGGAAATGTTAGTTGTCCGCTTACGGAGAGTTTTAACCAGCCCACCGGAGTCTGCCTAACATTTGACAATTCCAGTATGAGGTATCGATTCCCAGTGGCCATGTCCGCGTCATCTATCGCATCCGCGCGCAACGCAGCGACATCAGCAAGCAAACTGCGAGCCCTATCGGCGAATAACGCCGTTTTGGTTAGTTGATAGGCGGTAGATTCGGGATCTTGACGCCAACGCTTTACCAGGTGAGGTTCCGTGGAGTGTCTCCTCTGTGCCTCACTGTTCGCCAACATGCCATAGGTGAAGACGACATAGAAGGTCGTCGCGAGTGCAATGGTGATCTCACCAAAACCGTTTGCGGTGTAGGATATGAGTTCAATGCGGAAATTGTCGGCGGTCCATGAGGCGAACGCGCCAATGGAGAGCCAAACGATGAATTCGAATATGGCGAGTCCTAAGCATAGTAGCAGCAGGGTCTTGTGCTTAGGGCGAAGGGCTCGTTGTTGTGACGCTAACACCACTTTGTTGTCCTGTGAAACGAGCGACTCATGCGCTGAACTGATGTGGGCACTACGACTCTCGTGAACAGACCACTCACGCCCGCTTTGAGTTGTTGTGGCGCTGGTCCGTCGGTATAGCGAACGGCGGCTACATCAGATCGTCACCTTCAGGGTACAGCGCGAAGGCGGGGCTGTATCCATCTGCTAAGCCGCGCACGAGTTCTCCGGTCGTTCGCGGGTCACTCCTCACTCGTTTGTTGTGTGTTCCTGGAAACACAGGGCGCCCCTTCGCCTAACGGTTTCGTGCGTCAGTGGTGGTGGTGCCCGTGTTTCTTCTGCAGTCCGCCGTGCCCCATGCGGAGGATGTCCTCGCGGGTGACGCGATTGCCGGCCAGGAGCTTGGGCAGCATGAAGTCGAAGGCCGTGACCGGGTCGTGGAGGACGCAGCCGGACAGGCCCAGGACCGGGATGTCTCCCAGGTAGCTCATCAGGAACATGGAGCCCGGCAGCAGGGGGAAGCCGTGTGAGATGACGTCGGCACCGCTCCGGCGGATGCCTTCGGGGGTGAGGTCGTCGGGGTCCACGGACATGCCGCCGCTCACCAGGATGATCTCGGCGCCCTTGGCGGCGAAGTCCTTGATGTGGCCGGCGATGACGTCCGGGTCATCGGGCGCCAGGGTGGCGGGCTCGAGGGTCGAGCCCATGCCTTCCACCTTCGGCCGCACCGCCGGCTCGAAGCCGTCCTTGATGCGGCCGGTGAGGACCTCGCTGCCGGTCACGAGCAGGTAGACCTTCTTTGCGGGCATGGCCGCGACCGTTACGATGGACCGGTCCTGGCACAACGCCTCGGCGCTCGCCACCAGCTCTTCCTTCACCAGGATCGGGATGGTGCGCGTGCCGCCCACCACGGTGCCTTCGCGAACGAACTCGCCGGAGGGGAGGGTGGCCAGGATGAGGTCCCCGAGCTCGTTGAAACGGAACAACAGCTCTTCGTCCACTTCCAGCATGCCGTCCTGCGCCGCCACCAGGTTCACGCGGCCCTCGCTCGGGTCGGTCAGCGTGAGGCCGTCGCCGGCCGCGGCCCCGGCCAGACGCTTGGCGGCGTCCTCCTCGTGCAACTCGTCCGACGCCAGGTCCATGATGTAGATGTGCGCCTTGCCGACGTCGAGCAAACGCGGCACGTCTTCTTCGGCGATGAGGTGTCCGCGTCTGAAACGCGGCCCCTTGTGCCCGCCGGGAATGATCTCGGTGATGTCGTGGGCCAACCTCAGGCCCACCGCCTCTTCAACCGGAATGACCTTGAGCATCCGTTACCTCGTTAATCCCGAATATCCTGGGTAAACCAGTCCCTGGGTATTTCCCGGCCGGCGCCCAGCTCCCGGGCCTTGTGCACCACGTAGCCGGCCACGGACGCGAACTGGAGGCCCTGGGTGCCGTCGTTGAGGAAGAACGTCACGTCCGAGTCCTTGGCGCGGCCCGGGACCGTTCCGCCCATGAGGTCCGTCAGCAGCGGGTGCTTGCCCGAAAACAGGTCCACGCCGGGGTTCACGATGCGCGTGGTCTCGTCGTTGGTGCCGGCCACGTAGGAGGCGTACCCGGCGATGCGTTGCATGCCTTCGTCCAACGTGTGGATGGTGCCGCGGCCAAGCTTCACGGTCACGTCGCAGCGGTCGAGGATGCCGGGATCCCATTCGTTGCTGCGGACGCAGGTGACGAAGGCGCCGTCCTCCACCCAGCCGGGGTTCTCCACCACCACCCGGACGGAGTCGGTGCAGGTAGCCACCATGTCCGAGCCCCGCACCACCTCTTCCACGTTGTCCCGCGCGCTCACGGGCACGCCCAGCATCTCGCTCATCCTCTTCGCATAAGCCTCGCGGTTGGCCGCGGTCGGGCTGTAGACCTTGACCTCGGTGAGCTTCCGCACCTCGGCGAACGCGCGCAGGTAGGTCTCCGCCATGCCCCCCGAGCCGAGCATCCCCACCACCGAGGCGTCCTCCCGCGCCAGGTACCGGGCCGCCAGGCCCGCGCAGGCGCCCACGCGCATGTGCTGGATGATGCCGTCGTTGATGATCGCCAAGGGTTCGGCGTTGCGCGCGGAGAAGACCAGCACCAGGCCGCAGTAGGTGCCGGGCTCCATGCAGTACTTCTCCACCGTGCGCCCCTCGGGCCACTCGAGCATGTCCGACTTCATGCGGATGGCGAACACGCCGAAGGAGCGCGAGGCCCCTTCCATGGTGCCCCAGCGGTACATGCGCTCAGGATCGTCCTGGGGCACGTAGAGGTCGATGCGCGGACGGTACACGGCGCGCTGCGCCAGAAGGTCGCGGTAGCCGGTCTCCAGGGCGTCGATGCACCCCTTCATGTCGAGGATTTCCTCTACGGTCTCGTTGTTGATGAGCAGCATGGCGAAGTCCTTGTGAGGAGCCTGAGAAGACGGGTCGAGCGGCCTTGAGGCGGCACGCCGGCCGCACGGGACGCGGGTGCGCCGGGAAACGGCGGCCGTCAACCTCCCAGCGTAATCATCTCGATCTTGTCGTGTTGTTCCGGATCGTAGCCGTCGGGCGACTGGATGGCGTGGAGCCGGTCGGCCGAGAAGCGGTCCGCGCGGCCGGCCCACACGGCGGCCAACCACTCACGGATCTCGTCGTCGCCGGCATCGCTGCGAAGCCGTGCCTTGAGGTCGTGTCCGGTGCGGGAAAACAGGCAAGTCACCAGCCGGCCGTCCGCGGTCAGGCGTCCGCGGCTGCAGGTGCCGCAGAACGGCTCGGTCACGGAGGCGACGATGCCCACCGTGCCCTTGCCGTCGCGGAAGGCGTAGTCCACCGCGGGCGCGTTGCCCTCGCCTCGGCCGATGGGCTCAAGCGGGTAGCGGGCGCCGATGCGCTCGAGGATCTCGGCCTTCGGCACGGTCCGCTCCAACCGCCAGGCGTTGGCCGTGCCCACGTCCATGTATTCGATGAAGCGCATGACGAAGCCGTGCTCCCGCCCGAACTCCACCAGCGGGAGGATGTCCTCCTCGTTGACGCCGCGCTCGATGACCGCGTTGATCTTGATGGGGGTCAGCCCGGCATCCCGGGCCGCGAACAGCCCC from Deltaproteobacteria bacterium includes the following:
- a CDS encoding CBS domain-containing protein produces the protein MLTNKVSEIMTTAVITAEPSSTIREVTQLMVDRRVGRVVITENDEAAGIFTEQDILRRVMNRILDVHKTPVRRVMTTPIQGVPQGTTIVDVLGRMYKGRYRHLLVYGDDKRMVGLVSMRRVLNLVVELGADMHDSRTVGDIVSGSIPTVEADTPVTVVIDKLVHDHLGSVMVLADGKIAGIFTERDVLKRVALEDGDMGQVPVAEVMTADPLVMPGSAPVQEVLATMRENGFRHLPVGGADGALAGIVSMADVVQYAKALDIDDAVRKAWREIEEFWESEENYTPG
- a CDS encoding M48 family metallopeptidase encodes the protein METLIAGLFVAFLLTELAIESLLNEANMRHLRRQWREGRLPDVFATRLSDETYEKSIRYALAHGRFARWSGACGAVLTLVVLFGGVLPWLDRLAGRAGALVPLAEAPGILFCLGVGGFFALLSLPLKVYATFVLEERFGFNKTDPRTFITDRVKGIVLAVVLGAPFLYGVLWLMKATGTHWWVYVFVFIFAFQALMLVLYPTLIAPLFNRFEPVADGSLRDAIAELAARVGLRTSGIFTMDGSKRSGHSNAYFTGLGKAKRIVLFDTLLEQLSRPQLLSVLAHEMGHYKMRHVLKNLGLSALFLVGGLWVLSVLLDYAPLFRAFGLEQPAHHTALVIFSLVSGPFTFWLGPVMNHLSRRHEYEADAFAVRLLDDGRPLEEALVSLTVNNLSNPTPHPWYSAYHASHPATVERVQAIREAATTRTP
- a CDS encoding metallophosphoesterase; amino-acid sequence: MPAREVLILHTSDLHLGADSILTDDDSANVPVLRQVLSTARTHQADLVILAGDTFDHNRQKPPVIEEVAEVMAEYGLPIVILPGNHDPLTPDSVYRKAEFDHSGNVHVLGLTAEQSDFPDLDLEVWGRPHVDYLDMMPLPEPPERRSRWQLAVAHGHYVEDKPDSDILLGSWLIRQENLTTSRADYVALGHWNRAVAVGNQQIPAYYSGSPTYAGTVNAIRLQSDGRVMVTQIPV
- the hemW gene encoding radical SAM family heme chaperone HemW, which gives rise to MTLDWSAQPGATRLNSASDGRGEEPFSLYVHIPYCVSKCPYCDFNSHVAARIPEEEYTRALVRELRHYSESEAWDGRPVKSVFFGGGTPSTFQGSSIGAVLNETAKLFGFAERAEITLEANPGVVDAGRFRDYRTSGVNRISIGAQSFQPELLRFLGRVHSADETCQALGGIREAGFDNFSLDLIYGIPGQTVDGVSRDLSQALEFDPPHLSAYNLTIEEGTPFHARYRQGLLRPLDEEVEIEMAERVQHTLAQAGLERYEISNYAHPGLESRHNINYWNGGDYLGIGAGAHSYHRRSDDPLGERWQNERLPTGYMRLATEASHAVTERERPELRQAMAECLFTGLRMIGGVSVPEFERRFAAAPEDAFPEITEWLSERLLVEEEHHLRFAPRGLLLANELFVRLI
- a CDS encoding 2-oxoacid:acceptor oxidoreductase subunit alpha, producing MPVVNDLSISIATANGSGSASSNNILFKSIFKMGIPCSSKNMFPSNIQGLPTWYQIRANGDGYLGRKDVIDVMVMFNDDTSDKDIYRVRDGGLIIYDDTKPLADNLKRDGVQYVGVPANALVQKHVEAGPLRAKQRNMLYVGALAYLFGINMETIREVLSDTFGNKPAVIESNLLCIQLGYDHMRDNNLSQSIAMLETIPGGNEGKIVTEGNTACALGAIYGGVTFCAWYPITPSSSLAEALERYLPRLRKDKDGKNTYAVIQAEDEIAATNMVAGAGWMGARAMTSTSGPGVSLMNETLGLQYFAEIPGVYFIIQRGGPSTGLPTRTQQADIQLMHVASHGDTRHIILIPHDMKSSFDLARKSFDVAERFQTPVFVMMDLDLGMNLWGSDPLELVQEPFDRGKILSEEDLERQGSFARYLDVDGDGIPQRTIPGNRHPLASYFARGSGHDSHARYSEDEKDYKDTLDRLRQKYETARNYVPKPLIESDADVNTGVICFGSSHEAVREARDRLKASGLATNHLLLRALPLTEEVREFVEAHEVVYLMEQNRDGQMAAIFREEYPGLATRIVSILIYDGLPATAGEIVRQVEQHREAATNGIETKVDESWQKQIASI
- a CDS encoding thiamine pyrophosphate-dependent enzyme, which translates into the protein MAKANRVDLTERDYKGAESTMCRGCGHDAISASIMRAFFASSVDPRNVIKMSGIGCSSKTPNYFMGQAFGINAVHGRMASVATGANVGNHGMVPLGISGDGDTSAIGLGNFCHMMRRNVNITYVIENNGVYGLTKGQFSATADEGTVMKGGKINDIPAIDLCELAITLGATYVARSFSGDRKQLAPLIQGAIAHKGSAILDVLSPCVTFNDHSGSTKSLKYIRDHLDPLHDIDFIPPYENIEVDYEEGTDQEVTMHDGSRITLHKLGRNYDPTNRMQAANALHAAVAEHKFLTGLIYLNEERAEFVDDLNLCDTPLAYLTQEQVQPSPSYLDEINAELRK